Proteins encoded in a region of the Clostridia bacterium genome:
- the flgL gene encoding flagellar hook-associated protein FlgL, translating into MRVTNRMLATTVLDNVQANLGRLQKLQDQMSSGKLVRRPSDNPMALSRIMALRTGLAEQAQHTRNMEDAIGFLDASESALAKFNDTLQRVRELTIYGASGTLSDSDRQALAKEVDQLIDELVQTGNTAYAGQFLFGGQETTVAPLERVNGAVEYRGNGSALVWEVSPDVTMEIGVTGSTIFKVSGVQSQLFDTLFRIKTTLESGTNLQDLSGTLLGEVDRHIDHILQMRAIYGAKSNRLNLAVERNGESEIKMTELLSRLEDADLAELAMNYSIAQYVYQASLATGAKVIQPSLVDYLT; encoded by the coding sequence ATGCGGGTTACCAACCGGATGCTGGCCACCACCGTGCTGGATAACGTGCAGGCGAACCTGGGGCGCCTGCAGAAGCTTCAGGACCAGATGTCCTCGGGTAAGCTGGTGCGCCGGCCCTCGGACAATCCCATGGCCCTCTCCCGCATCATGGCCCTGCGCACGGGTTTGGCCGAGCAGGCGCAGCACACCCGTAACATGGAGGACGCCATCGGGTTTTTGGACGCCTCGGAAAGCGCCCTGGCCAAGTTCAACGATACCCTGCAGCGGGTTAGGGAGCTAACCATTTACGGCGCCAGCGGCACCCTTTCCGACTCGGACCGCCAGGCCCTGGCCAAGGAGGTAGACCAGCTGATCGACGAGTTGGTGCAGACCGGGAATACCGCCTACGCCGGCCAGTTCCTTTTCGGCGGGCAGGAGACTACGGTTGCGCCGTTGGAACGAGTCAACGGGGCGGTAGAGTATAGGGGCAACGGCTCGGCGCTGGTGTGGGAAGTCTCGCCGGACGTCACCATGGAGATCGGCGTGACCGGAAGCACGATCTTCAAGGTTAGCGGCGTGCAAAGCCAGCTATTCGATACCCTTTTCAGGATCAAGACGACCCTAGAAAGTGGCACCAATTTGCAGGACCTGAGCGGTACCCTTCTGGGCGAGGTCGATCGACACATAGACCACATCCTCCAGATGCGGGCCATCTACGGTGCCAAGAGCAACCGCCTGAACCTGGCGGTGGAGCGCAACGGCGAAAGCGAGATCAAGATGACCGAACTGCTGTCCCGCCTGGAGGACGCCGACCTGGCCGAGCTGGCCATGAACTACAGCATAGCCCAGTACGTGTACCAGGCCTCTCTGGCCACCGGTGCCAAGGTGATCCAGCCCAGCCTGGTAGACTATCTTACCTAG
- the fliW gene encoding flagellar assembly protein FliW, whose translation MRVVTERFGELEVAESDLLRFSQGVPGFEHLKEFFLLPVPGNPLFVWLQAVQDPAVAFLLVDPFPFFPDYAVELGESETRFLEASGPEELAVYAVTTIPPEGVREMTANLLAPVVLNLRARLGLQTILDGSGYSTRHRLFRQVDRAAEAGRACGR comes from the coding sequence GTGCGGGTGGTTACCGAGCGTTTCGGAGAACTGGAGGTCGCCGAGAGCGACCTGCTTCGCTTCTCCCAGGGAGTGCCGGGCTTCGAGCATCTCAAAGAATTCTTCCTGCTGCCCGTCCCCGGCAATCCTCTTTTTGTCTGGCTGCAGGCCGTGCAAGATCCGGCGGTGGCCTTCCTCCTGGTGGATCCCTTTCCCTTCTTCCCCGACTACGCGGTGGAATTAGGCGAGTCGGAAACCCGGTTCCTTGAGGCTTCCGGGCCGGAAGAACTGGCGGTCTACGCGGTGACCACCATCCCGCCGGAAGGAGTGCGGGAGATGACCGCCAACCTCCTGGCGCCGGTGGTCCTGAACCTCCGCGCCCGCCTGGGCCTGCAGACCATCCTGGACGGCAGCGGCTATTCCACCCGGCACCGCCTCTTCCGCCAGGTCGACAGGGCGGCAGAGGCGGGCCGCGCGTGCGGCCGCTGA
- the csrA gene encoding carbon storage regulator CsrA: protein MLVLTRRRGQSILIGEHIRVTIVGLGEDQVRVGIEAPKGISIYREEIYEAIRRANLEAAHTSALPEGQELPRPSSPEEE, encoded by the coding sequence ATGCTGGTACTGACGCGCAGGCGGGGCCAGAGCATCCTCATAGGCGAGCACATCCGCGTCACCATCGTGGGCCTGGGTGAGGACCAGGTTCGGGTGGGCATCGAGGCGCCGAAAGGGATAAGCATCTACCGGGAGGAAATCTACGAGGCCATCAGGCGCGCCAACCTGGAGGCGGCGCACACTTCGGCCCTGCCGGAGGGGCAGGAACTCCCCCGGCCTTCCTCGCCGGAGGAAGAATAG